A region from the Solibacillus sp. FSL H8-0523 genome encodes:
- a CDS encoding glucosamine 6-phosphate synthetase produces the protein MGKKKRTIFWIIPIAVLGVFIFFFGPKKPVTNNDYVQYIQAAPVAENSNVTTEAALENYCEKGKWEYFQTKMMEHVVEFKGDCQVDNKVQSINLQYVVEKGQADYRVGAMLVSGEQQSDEQKTAFLTSISQ, from the coding sequence ATGGGGAAAAAGAAACGAACAATTTTTTGGATTATTCCAATTGCTGTATTAGGGGTGTTTATCTTTTTTTTCGGACCAAAAAAGCCGGTAACTAATAATGACTACGTGCAATACATACAGGCAGCTCCAGTCGCTGAAAATAGTAACGTTACAACTGAAGCGGCCCTTGAAAATTATTGTGAAAAGGGTAAATGGGAGTACTTCCAAACAAAAATGATGGAGCATGTTGTCGAATTTAAAGGCGATTGCCAAGTTGACAATAAAGTTCAATCTATTAATCTACAATATGTCGTAGAAAAAGGCCAAGCGGATTACCGCGTTGGGGCGATGCTCGTTTCGGGTGAACAGCAATCGGATGAACAAAAAACGGCCTTTTTAACGTCAATCAGTCAATAA
- a CDS encoding sigma factor gives MQQIDEQIVAYEYLILRVLAKYRIFQEQDNFMQVGRLAIWQAQQVFDASKGDFEMYAYMRVKFAIIREIRNNLKVTEKEVVMDDDPLMNWIDMLTEQKQLELDRPEWYWQLFSHEQRLIELLFYEGYRMKDVAQNEGVSYDVIKKRRKKILTKIREIIEKKDG, from the coding sequence GTGCAACAAATCGATGAACAAATTGTCGCGTATGAGTATTTGATTTTACGTGTGTTGGCAAAATATCGGATTTTTCAGGAACAGGATAATTTTATGCAAGTCGGGCGGTTAGCCATCTGGCAGGCGCAACAGGTTTTTGATGCATCAAAAGGGGATTTTGAAATGTATGCCTATATGCGGGTGAAGTTTGCCATCATCCGGGAGATTCGAAATAATTTAAAGGTGACCGAGAAGGAAGTTGTGATGGATGATGATCCACTCATGAATTGGATCGATATGTTAACGGAGCAAAAGCAGCTGGAGTTGGATCGCCCTGAATGGTATTGGCAACTTTTTAGTCACGAGCAACGGCTCATCGAATTGCTTTTTTATGAAGGCTACAGGATGAAGGATGTGGCACAAAACGAGGGGGTTTCCTATGACGTCATTAAAAAGCGGCGCAAGAAAATACTGACTAAAATTCGAGAAATAATCGAAAAAAAGGACGGGTAG
- a CDS encoding glutamate-5-semialdehyde dehydrogenase translates to MTNEVIEKGKRAKIASYETNIRTTHEKNEALKQIAAQLLVDLEEILQANEQDLLSGKENNLDDSTLDRLLLNEARVQAMSDAILQLVDLPDPVGEVLEEITKENGLYITKKRVPLGVVGMIYEARPNVTVDAATLSLKTGNAVILRGSSSAKHSNIALVASIHRALKSANYPVDAVQLIEDTSRETAKTLFTLNEYLDVLIPRGGKNLIDLVVRESTVPVLETGAGNCHVYLDNFANVEMAKTIVKNSKTQRLSVCNTTESLLLHEDFFHLHGKEFLHYLHDELGIELYGDAQVCRELPAVLPATEEHYAQEFLALTLSVKVVESVYEAVNHINKYGTNHSEAIITDDKQNAEVFLNSVDAAAVYHNASTRFTDGFEFGYGAEIGISTQKLHARGPMGLPALTSTKFYITGNGQIRN, encoded by the coding sequence ATGACAAATGAAGTAATCGAAAAAGGCAAGCGCGCAAAAATCGCAAGCTATGAAACCAATATCCGTACAACACATGAAAAAAATGAAGCATTAAAGCAAATTGCCGCGCAGCTATTAGTAGACTTAGAAGAAATTTTACAAGCGAATGAACAAGATTTACTTAGCGGGAAAGAAAACAACTTAGATGATTCAACACTCGACCGCCTGCTATTAAACGAAGCGCGTGTCCAAGCAATGAGTGATGCGATTTTACAGCTTGTCGATTTACCTGATCCAGTTGGTGAGGTACTTGAAGAAATCACAAAGGAAAACGGCTTATATATTACGAAAAAGCGCGTGCCCCTTGGTGTTGTCGGTATGATTTACGAAGCACGTCCAAACGTAACGGTAGATGCCGCTACCCTGTCACTCAAAACAGGCAATGCTGTGATTTTACGTGGAAGCTCATCGGCAAAACACTCAAATATCGCGTTAGTTGCCTCGATTCACCGTGCGTTAAAGTCCGCAAACTACCCGGTGGATGCGGTGCAATTAATCGAAGACACAAGCCGCGAAACTGCGAAAACGTTATTTACATTAAACGAGTATTTAGATGTACTGATCCCGCGCGGTGGTAAAAATCTAATCGATTTAGTCGTGCGTGAATCTACTGTACCCGTACTTGAAACAGGTGCTGGCAATTGCCATGTATACTTAGATAATTTCGCAAATGTCGAAATGGCAAAAACCATTGTGAAAAACTCAAAAACGCAGCGCCTATCAGTATGTAATACAACGGAAAGCCTGCTCCTACATGAGGATTTCTTCCATTTACATGGCAAAGAATTTCTGCACTATTTACATGACGAATTAGGCATTGAACTTTACGGGGACGCACAAGTGTGCCGTGAACTACCAGCAGTGCTACCTGCAACAGAGGAACATTACGCACAGGAGTTTTTAGCGTTAACGTTAAGCGTGAAGGTCGTAGAAAGCGTATATGAAGCAGTGAACCATATTAACAAATACGGCACCAATCACTCTGAAGCCATTATTACCGACGACAAGCAAAACGCGGAAGTTTTCTTAAATTCGGTAGATGCAGCCGCCGTGTATCATAATGCCTCTACTCGTTTTACAGACGGCTTTGAATTTGGGTACGGTGCTGAAATCGGAATTTCTACACAAAAGCTACATGCACGCGGTCCAATGGGCTTACCAGCATTAACATCTACGAAATTTTATATTACAGGTAACGGACAAATTCGTAACTAG
- a CDS encoding DMT family transporter encodes MNISSMIKLTVSMAIFGSIGFFTTQTGLPAVELVFIRCICATVFLGTLWLLTGGHKTEKWDKREVIKTCICGIFIVLNWVFLFKAFEVMSISIAISIYNLAPIFVLMLGAVFLAEKMGVRSILATVVCFFGSILIIGIDSFTSVSQFMNSGVLWAFLSAVCYALTMFTSKTIKGLSSYALTFIQTTVGIIMLLPLCDFTAFTGLTQVNWLYILGTGFIHTGFVYYLFFDSIRDLPTVIVSVLVFVDPVVAILLDAILLQFRPSLLQIFGILLIFASILYTVFYPEQQIKKVIPDT; translated from the coding sequence ATGAATATTAGCTCGATGATCAAATTAACCGTCTCGATGGCTATTTTTGGTTCCATCGGATTTTTCACAACGCAAACTGGGCTTCCCGCTGTTGAGCTCGTGTTCATACGCTGTATCTGTGCAACGGTGTTTTTAGGGACATTATGGCTTCTAACAGGTGGGCATAAAACAGAAAAATGGGATAAACGCGAAGTGATTAAAACGTGTATTTGCGGGATTTTCATCGTACTGAACTGGGTGTTTTTATTTAAAGCATTTGAAGTGATGTCGATTTCGATTGCCATCTCGATCTATAATTTAGCACCGATCTTTGTGCTGATGCTCGGCGCGGTATTTTTAGCTGAAAAAATGGGCGTGCGCTCGATTTTAGCAACCGTCGTCTGCTTCTTCGGTAGTATTTTAATTATCGGCATTGATAGCTTTACGAGTGTTTCACAGTTTATGAATTCAGGTGTTTTGTGGGCATTTTTATCTGCAGTTTGCTACGCGCTTACGATGTTTACAAGTAAAACGATAAAGGGCTTATCTTCGTATGCACTGACTTTTATTCAAACAACTGTAGGCATTATTATGCTGTTGCCGCTATGTGACTTTACGGCGTTTACCGGTTTGACACAGGTCAATTGGCTGTACATTCTTGGTACAGGCTTTATTCATACCGGCTTTGTATACTATTTATTCTTTGACAGCATCCGCGATTTACCGACTGTCATTGTATCGGTACTGGTGTTCGTTGATCCGGTTGTCGCGATTTTACTTGATGCCATTTTACTTCAATTTCGACCATCGCTGTTACAGATTTTTGGTATCCTACTAATTTTCGCTAGTATTTTATACACCGTCTTTTACCCCGAACAACAGATAAAGAAGGTAATACCCGATACTTAA
- the proB gene encoding glutamate 5-kinase, which produces MERKRVVVKIGSSSLTNTKGEIDEIKFSDHVAALAALKKAGHEVILVSSGAVAAGFRKLGYSSRPVTIKGKQAAAAVGQSVLIQAYSDEFARYGNIPAQILLTRSDFSDKQRYKNAYETLSELLERSIIPVINENDTVSVAELTFGDNDMLSALVSGLIHADQLIILTDVNGLYTANPLTNPDAQRISLIEEVTDEMLGFASGSGSKVGTGGMQSKLAAAKFAMNTGVDVFIGTGSGAQKCIEILEGSGNGTYFKRNEKAIPTNKQWVTFTKVSGKLFIDAGAVNALKNGGKSLLPAGIYAFEGQFERGDVVEVYDRHTCIGRGEVLYSAKELEQAMGKRTDELTHYPIEVIHRNQWVQQ; this is translated from the coding sequence ATGGAACGAAAACGCGTTGTTGTCAAAATTGGCAGCAGTTCTTTAACAAATACAAAAGGTGAAATCGACGAAATTAAATTCAGCGATCATGTTGCCGCACTCGCCGCATTAAAAAAAGCTGGGCACGAAGTTATTTTAGTGTCATCAGGAGCCGTGGCAGCGGGCTTCCGTAAACTAGGCTACTCATCTCGCCCCGTAACGATTAAAGGCAAGCAAGCCGCAGCCGCAGTCGGACAAAGCGTACTCATTCAAGCCTACTCGGACGAATTTGCACGTTACGGCAATATTCCTGCCCAAATTTTATTAACACGCTCAGATTTTAGCGACAAACAACGCTATAAAAATGCATACGAAACGCTATCCGAGCTACTGGAGCGTTCGATTATTCCGGTTATTAACGAAAATGACACGGTATCGGTTGCCGAGCTAACATTTGGCGATAATGATATGCTCTCTGCTTTAGTGAGCGGCTTAATTCATGCCGATCAGCTCATCATCTTAACGGACGTCAACGGACTTTATACCGCAAATCCATTGACGAATCCCGACGCACAGCGCATTTCACTCATCGAAGAAGTGACTGACGAAATGCTTGGCTTCGCATCTGGCTCAGGTTCAAAGGTTGGGACTGGCGGGATGCAATCAAAACTAGCAGCCGCTAAATTCGCGATGAATACGGGTGTTGATGTCTTTATCGGGACAGGTTCAGGGGCACAAAAGTGTATTGAAATTTTAGAGGGGAGCGGGAATGGCACGTACTTTAAACGCAACGAAAAAGCCATTCCAACGAACAAGCAGTGGGTTACCTTCACAAAAGTTTCTGGCAAGCTATTCATCGATGCTGGTGCAGTTAATGCGCTGAAAAATGGCGGTAAAAGCTTACTCCCTGCAGGTATTTACGCCTTTGAAGGTCAATTCGAGCGCGGAGATGTAGTCGAAGTATACGACCGCCATACATGTATCGGCCGCGGCGAAGTCTTATATTCTGCGAAAGAACTCGAGCAAGCAATGGGCAAACGTACCGACGAGCTCACACATTATCCAATTGAAGTCATTCACCGCAATCAATGGGTGCAACAATAA